One window of Sulfurospirillum sp. 1612 genomic DNA carries:
- a CDS encoding NapH/MauN family ferredoxin-type protein: MNRYSGSVRELVNASFFSTFLSKNKDGKTRLSWRGWRWISIILMNLLFFLSFHIDIQVLEGTLNGSRLLGFHLIDPFTALEIFVSEHGMHINVIIGSLTLLLFYFFVGGKAYCAWVCPYGLLSEIGEKIHLKLVSKKIIKERKFDPRIRFFFWIVFLLAAFIDGYLVFEVINPIGIISRFITYGWSIALVWVVVILLFEIFFSRRGWCKYICPVGTTYNLVGWVGLTRIKWDMEKCDHCSACIAVCPEDHVLEFIKPKYDKDRTAQDKTKEYIKNGDCILCGRCADVCHTDAYNLDFRLKDLV; this comes from the coding sequence ATGAACAGGTATAGCGGCAGTGTTAGAGAACTAGTCAATGCTTCTTTCTTCTCAACATTCTTAAGTAAGAACAAAGACGGGAAGACAAGGCTCTCATGGAGAGGGTGGCGATGGATCAGTATCATTTTGATGAATCTGCTCTTTTTCCTCTCTTTTCATATTGATATTCAAGTACTTGAGGGGACTTTGAATGGTTCGAGACTTTTGGGTTTCCATCTCATTGATCCCTTTACAGCTTTGGAGATTTTTGTCAGTGAGCATGGTATGCATATCAATGTCATCATTGGAAGTTTGACTTTATTGTTATTTTACTTTTTTGTAGGAGGCAAGGCCTATTGTGCATGGGTTTGCCCTTATGGACTCCTGAGTGAAATCGGAGAGAAAATTCATCTCAAACTTGTGAGCAAAAAAATCATCAAAGAGAGAAAGTTTGACCCAAGAATTCGTTTTTTCTTTTGGATTGTCTTTTTATTGGCTGCTTTTATTGATGGGTATTTGGTATTTGAAGTCATCAATCCTATTGGTATCATCAGTAGATTTATCACCTATGGCTGGAGCATTGCTTTGGTTTGGGTTGTGGTTATTCTTCTTTTTGAAATCTTTTTTTCAAGACGCGGCTGGTGTAAATACATCTGTCCGGTCGGTACGACTTATAATCTCGTCGGATGGGTAGGACTCACTAGGATCAAATGGGACATGGAGAAATGTGACCACTGCTCTGCATGTATCGCGGTTTGTCCTGAAGATCATGTTTTAGAGTTTATCAAACCAAAATACGATAAAGATAGAACCGCACAAGACAAAACAAAAGAGTACATCAAAAATGGTGACTGTATCCTCTGTGGAAGATGCGCCGATGTCTGCCATACTGATGCATATAACTTAGATTTTAGACTGAAAGATTTGGTGTAA
- a CDS encoding nitrous oxide reductase accessory protein NosL, translated as MKKIILILAVLSMSMFASQIKLLDQNASDIVYKLPLKKYPQLLCEATLENGDTLQFVSVKAMMQVFLHQDYFKKHHLLKSSIKEMFVQDYLTKEKINIKNAVFVFGSKIIGAHGDDLIPLKNQANAKLFEMKYGGTKILPYQKITVGLIRYLDM; from the coding sequence TTGAAAAAAATTATTTTAATTCTGGCCGTTTTATCTATGAGTATGTTCGCATCACAAATCAAACTACTCGATCAAAATGCCAGCGATATTGTCTATAAATTACCTCTCAAAAAATATCCGCAATTATTGTGTGAGGCGACACTTGAAAATGGTGATACCTTGCAGTTTGTATCGGTAAAAGCGATGATGCAAGTATTTTTACATCAAGATTATTTCAAGAAACATCACCTCTTGAAATCTTCTATCAAAGAGATGTTTGTGCAAGATTACTTGACGAAAGAAAAGATAAATATCAAAAATGCTGTCTTTGTATTTGGTAGTAAAATCATCGGCGCACACGGTGATGATTTGATTCCACTCAAAAACCAAGCCAATGCAAAACTTTTTGAAATGAAATATGGTGGCACTAAAATATTGCCATACCAAAAAATCACTGTTGGACTCATTCGTTATTTAGATATGTGA
- a CDS encoding ABC transporter ATP-binding protein encodes MLVETRNVYKKFLGENVLDNISVDINHGDRIAMMGPNGAGKTTLIRAILGFYHIDKGSIRVNGHDPIKERVKVLKDISFIPQLPPPIKLNLDEMIAFIVKSSNISKEMIFEEALKMDLNIEGNLNKQFFKLSGGMKQKLLIAIALSKKSSLLIFDEPTANLDPKAREYFYNLLHDLDDSCSTLFITHRLDEIKDLVNRQIYMDLGKVVEDEKI; translated from the coding sequence ATGTTAGTAGAAACACGAAACGTATATAAAAAATTTTTAGGAGAGAATGTTTTAGATAACATCTCTGTGGATATCAATCATGGCGATAGAATCGCCATGATGGGTCCTAATGGCGCAGGTAAAACAACCTTGATCCGTGCTATATTGGGATTTTATCATATTGACAAGGGTTCTATTCGTGTCAATGGTCATGATCCGATTAAAGAGCGTGTCAAAGTCTTAAAAGATATTAGTTTTATCCCACAACTTCCCCCACCCATCAAACTCAATCTTGATGAGATGATTGCTTTTATTGTAAAAAGTTCAAATATATCCAAAGAGATGATATTTGAAGAGGCTCTCAAGATGGATTTGAATATCGAGGGAAATTTGAATAAACAATTTTTTAAACTCTCAGGCGGTATGAAACAAAAGTTGCTCATCGCCATCGCACTCTCAAAGAAAAGTTCTCTTTTAATCTTTGATGAACCCACCGCCAATCTAGACCCAAAGGCACGAGAATATTTTTATAATCTACTACATGATTTAGATGATTCGTGCTCTACACTTTTTATTACACACCGATTAGATGAAATTAAAGATTTGGTTAACCGACAAATCTATATGGATTTGGGAAAGGTAGTTGAAGATGAAAAAATTTGA
- a CDS encoding ABC transporter permease has protein sequence MKNLFLVAYLDIKESLRSKWFYVYALVFGGIMALFFISGISDSVVMGFTGLSRLLLVFIQVTIIILPIFILITTVKSIVGDRESNVLEYMLSFPISLGHYYWGKVIGRFATVFLPIIFALILGVVFGFSQGGNLPWAMVLLYSALLFSMCFIFLGIAFFVSSIVKSTDIAIGSSFAIWIILLAFIDIALIGLMLQGDANDGLIIGIALLNPIEVFRIGAISLFDPELTVIGPVAYYLLDTLGANALMVYSIIYPIIIGLLFSFLGYLAFKKKDLL, from the coding sequence ATGAAAAATCTATTTTTAGTTGCTTACTTAGATATTAAAGAGTCACTAAGGTCCAAGTGGTTTTATGTTTATGCTTTGGTTTTCGGTGGTATTATGGCCCTATTTTTCATATCCGGAATTTCAGATTCCGTGGTGATGGGATTTACGGGATTGAGCCGATTGTTGCTTGTGTTTATCCAAGTCACTATCATCATCTTACCTATTTTTATCCTCATCACTACTGTCAAATCAATTGTGGGAGATCGAGAAAGTAATGTCTTAGAATACATGCTCTCCTTCCCGATTTCTTTGGGCCATTATTATTGGGGAAAGGTTATCGGACGGTTTGCTACGGTCTTTTTACCCATTATTTTTGCACTCATTTTGGGTGTTGTTTTTGGCTTCTCACAAGGTGGCAACCTTCCCTGGGCGATGGTATTACTCTATAGTGCCCTACTCTTTTCCATGTGTTTTATCTTTTTGGGTATTGCATTTTTCGTATCCTCCATTGTAAAATCAACCGATATTGCAATCGGGAGTTCTTTTGCAATATGGATTATCCTATTGGCATTTATCGATATCGCACTCATTGGATTGATGCTACAAGGCGATGCTAATGATGGTTTGATTATCGGTATTGCGCTACTGAATCCAATCGAAGTATTTCGTATCGGAGCCATCTCATTATTTGACCCCGAACTCACGGTTATTGGGCCAGTTGCATATTATTTACTGGACACACTTGGCGCCAATGCATTAATGGTATATTCAATTATTTACCCTATAATTATAGGATTATTATTTTCGTTTTTGGGATACCTTGCATTTAAGAAAAAAGATTTACTATAA
- a CDS encoding ABC transporter permease — protein sequence MKSKLNFLLFEFSLSSIFRHGAKNIFIFFVFTLLTFLLSSVLFVSNSIKSELDATLDSLPDITVQKLQAGRQTNIPVSRVDELLAIQGVSKAVPRIWGYYYFAKAGVNFSVLGIDSFDDQYKSLYRKLADQYDFSNFADKSLMLVGKGVDGILRENYYKGYFNFIKPDGTFVKMNIGGIFTGDTRMESNDLILMPKSKALEIFGMHDDEATDIVIRVANPVEIPNIATKISLKYPDCRVITKEDLVISYQNIFDYKGGLFLALFVISGFTFFMIIYDKASGLSSEEKREIGILKALGWKVDDILKEKFYEAFAISFLSFITAICMSMFFVYFLNAPFLRNIFIGYSTLKPDFILPFSLNFQTLSVIFFVTVPIYIAATIVPSWRVASMDADEVMR from the coding sequence TTGAAAAGTAAATTAAACTTCTTATTGTTTGAATTTTCTCTCTCCTCTATTTTTAGGCATGGAGCAAAAAATATCTTTATTTTTTTTGTTTTTACCCTCTTGACCTTTTTGTTAAGTTCGGTACTTTTTGTCTCTAATTCAATCAAAAGTGAGCTTGATGCGACCCTAGATTCATTACCAGATATTACCGTGCAAAAATTACAAGCGGGAAGACAAACCAATATACCCGTTTCTCGTGTTGATGAACTACTGGCTATCCAAGGAGTTAGCAAAGCCGTTCCGAGAATTTGGGGTTACTACTATTTTGCTAAGGCGGGAGTCAATTTTTCAGTCTTAGGAATTGATAGTTTTGATGATCAATATAAATCTTTGTACCGCAAACTCGCAGATCAGTATGATTTTTCAAATTTTGCTGACAAATCTTTGATGCTCGTAGGCAAAGGAGTTGATGGTATTTTAAGAGAGAATTATTATAAAGGCTATTTTAACTTTATCAAACCCGATGGTACATTTGTCAAGATGAATATCGGAGGTATCTTCACCGGTGATACCAGAATGGAATCTAATGATTTAATTTTGATGCCAAAAAGCAAAGCTTTAGAGATTTTTGGCATGCACGATGATGAAGCGACAGACATCGTCATCCGTGTTGCCAATCCTGTTGAAATCCCAAATATTGCTACAAAAATTAGTCTCAAATATCCCGATTGTAGGGTGATTACAAAAGAAGATTTGGTGATTAGCTATCAAAATATATTTGATTATAAAGGGGGACTTTTCTTGGCACTTTTTGTCATCAGTGGGTTTACATTTTTTATGATTATCTACGACAAGGCCAGTGGGCTTAGCTCTGAAGAAAAAAGAGAAATTGGAATTTTAAAAGCATTGGGTTGGAAGGTTGATGATATTTTAAAAGAGAAATTTTACGAAGCTTTTGCTATCTCCTTTCTCTCCTTTATCACCGCCATTTGTATGTCGATGTTTTTTGTCTATTTTTTAAATGCCCCATTCTTGCGCAATATTTTTATCGGATACTCTACTTTAAAACCCGATTTTATCTTGCCTTTTAGTCTCAATTTTCAAACGCTTTCGGTCATCTTTTTTGTGACCGTCCCAATTTATATCGCCGCCACAATCGTCCCATCATGGCGTGTGGCATCGATGGATGCAGATGAGGTGATGCGATGA